Part of the Solanum pennellii chromosome 10, SPENNV200 genome is shown below.
CACCCTTGATAAATCTCGAAAGACAACTACAAATTTAAAAGCGACAACACTCTATTATTTCACATATCTCATTATAATACTATTCatactttctatttttttcacgAACTATTTCCTTTGGTTATTTAAGAATTACTCTTTCTACATCAACATCAGTATTGCTTTTTACTATCTCTTACAACAAAACCtccaaatttatatatatgaaaaaacgctagaaaataaaataaaataaaatttgttcgttacaaattaaatttttttgaagccAAAGAATTTTCACATGTCTATTACCAAAATTATCACATAGACCATAATCAATACTCATAATGGTTTGCGTGCCAGAACTACCCATTCTTTAATtgagtaatttctttttttgtcttaatttatttatatatacgtTGAGTTTTTATCCCAGAAGACCGTAAATGTCCTCAACAGTTAACTACCCAAATTTTTAATGATGTGATAAATCACATGCGACTAAATCCCCCACCAAAGCGTTTTCAACTAGGATTTGCTTTTAAAAAACTAGACCTTTAGCGGCTCCAAAAGCTAAGTcaccaaaaaatttcaaatgattGACACTAAAGGTTTTGAGTGATTTTTTAGCGGCGTCTAAGGTTTCAATAACATTCACTAGTAAAACCTACTATTTCAACAAACAAACTAATACGATAATTAATTTTCGATTgcaacttaattttttaaaataaataatatgtactattaatattaaaaacatcCAATATTACtacaaaatcatcaaaattactTCTCGACTCAAATCTCCTACTATATAATGCATCATTGTACCTTTTATGCATGCATATACgtatgatataaatataaaacaccTTCAAATTCCTCCTTGATCAATATCATTTgtgatgaagaaaaaaaaacagaacatcataattcaatgctaaaaatcaatgaaatcttACGTGGCGATATCTGGGCGTTTGTCGCGACTTTTATCGCCGCTAAaggtctaatttttttttaaaatgaatccTAATTTGCAACTCTTAGGTGGAGGAATTACCGGATTAGTCCCACGTGATTTGTCACGTCACTAAAATTTTGGATTGTTAACTATTGAGGGTATTTGTAATCTTTTAGGATAACAGAGGGGGTATTTTTTGTcccatatataagaaaaatgataTAAGTAATTTGTTTCGCATAGTTCAGAGGCAATTTTGactctttttcaaaaaaataattatatttcagtTTCTTGATTCTATAAATGGTAGCTCTAGTGAATAGTTTTACTTAACCAATATAGAAAGCATAATGGTGTCATCACTTGTTTCAttgatttccaagaaaataatcaaaCCTTCTATCCTCACTCCTCCTACTAAAATACCTCACCAACTTTCATTTGTTGATCAAGTTATGCATATGTCTATTCCTATGGCATTTTTCTACCCAAAAATTGGTAACTATGAACCTACACATGTGCCTCAAATTCTTGAAAACTCACTCTCAAaacttctttcattttattatccTTATGCTGGAAGATTGAATAAAGATAATGGTAATTATGTTGATTGTAATGATATGGGAGTTGAGTTATCACATGTTCATGTACATTGTCCCATGTCTCAAATTCTTAGACAACCATACACCAATAGTGAACATGTTGTTTTTCCTGTTGAGCAACCTTATGCCCACATGAATGAAGGAAATTTAGCTACAACTCAAGTAAGGATAGTTCATTTGatttcttgttttgtttaaCCATCTATATTATCATTTAAGTCATATATCCACTTTAAAACAATTTGAGATATGTAGTATATGAATTTTTGTATTCAATTGAAGTTCGGGCACATATGAATGAAGTTCAACTATTTTTGTCTGAACTTCAGTATTGTTTAGTAAAGTTTATGTACTTTTACTTGATGTTTACGTACATGCTATTGAAGTTCAACTATTCGTGATATTTTGATCAGGTAAGCCATTTTGATTGCGGAGGTATAGCAAT
Proteins encoded:
- the LOC107001982 gene encoding acylsugar acyltransferase 3-like, which gives rise to MVSSLVSLISKKIIKPSILTPPTKIPHQLSFVDQVMHMSIPMAFFYPKIGNYEPTHVPQILENSLSKLLSFYYPYAGRLNKDNGNYVDCNDMGVELSHVHVHCPMSQILRQPYTNSEHVVFPVEQPYAHMNEGNLATTQVSHFDCGGIAIGGCLSHKIGDGCTTSNFFNNWGILTRDINATLSLAHELKVQNPTRVEVVGALLYKCALVTRGVNNSGSFKPSSLF